ACAACGGTACCGGGTTCGGCCGCGAGCGTGCCCATGGCGTAGGGGCGCGCGGACGTGATCTTGACGAGCCGCTCGCCCAGGAAGGTGGTGGCGCCGGGCCAGGGCTGCAATCCGCGTATCTGGTTGTGCACCACCGTGACGGGTCGTTCCCAGCGTATCGGCGAGAGAGAACGGTTCAGCTTGGGCGCATAGACCGCCCCGGTCTCGTTCTGGGGCTGGTGTTCCAGGGAGCCGGACGACAGGCCGCGGAGCGTGGTCACCATCAAGTCCGCACCCAGTCCGGCGAGTCGCGCCATGAGTTCCCCCGCCGTCTCGTCGGGATCGATGCCCACCGCGCGCTGTGCCAGCACGGGCCCCGTGTCGACGCCGGCCTCCATCTGCATCACGCTGACGCCGGTCCACTGGTCGCCGTGCATGATGGCGTAATGCACCGGGGATACGCCGCGCCAGCGCGGCAACAACGAAGCGTGCAGGTTCAGGCAACCCAGCCGCGGGCCTTCCAGCAGCGGCCGGCGCAGGATGTGGCCGAAGGCGACGACGACGATGGCATCCGGTTCGAGGGAGAGGACCCGTGCTGTCACGAGTTCGTTGTCCCCGGCTCCCCAGTCCAGCACGTCCAGTCCATGCCTGCGCGAGGCCTTCTTGAGTGCGGTCTCCTCGAAATTGCGTCCGCGCCCGGCGCGGCGATCCGGCTGGGTCACGATCAGCGGCAGGTCGAAGCGCGCCTCGACCAGGGCGTCCAGGCTCGGCACGGCGAAATCGGGGGAGCCCATCAGCACGACTCGCATTTCAACCCTTCCTCCCCGCTGTCAGACGGTGCCAGGCCATGTGCAGGGACACGCCCAGGCGCGTCCAGCCGCCAAGATGGTCTACGAGCAGCACGCCGTCCAGATGATCCAGTTCGTGCTGCAGGATCCTGGACAGCATCCCACCGGTGCGGATCTGTTTCGGATCGCCGCGGAGATCGCGGTAGCGAACGGTCACCACGCCCGGTCGTACCACGGCCCGATAGATGCCGGGAAAAGACAGGCAACCCTCGTCGAACGTCTCTGTCCTGGCTGAAACACTCGAGAGCTCAGGGTCGAGCAGCACTAGGGGACCGCCCGGGCGCCGGTCCGGCGGCCAGGCCATGATCAGGCGCAGGGGC
This genomic interval from bacterium contains the following:
- the fmt gene encoding methionyl-tRNA formyltransferase; translated protein: MRVVLMGSPDFAVPSLDALVEARFDLPLIVTQPDRRAGRGRNFEETALKKASRRHGLDVLDWGAGDNELVTARVLSLEPDAIVVVAFGHILRRPLLEGPRLGCLNLHASLLPRWRGVSPVHYAIMHGDQWTGVSVMQMEAGVDTGPVLAQRAVGIDPDETAGELMARLAGLGADLMVTTLRGLSSGSLEHQPQNETGAVYAPKLNRSLSPIRWERPVTVVHNQIRGLQPWPGATTFLGERLVKITSARPYAMGTLAAEPGTVVAADDDGLRVACGEGVLLVTSLQNPGRVPMATAEFLRGCPVEPGVRLCS
- the def gene encoding peptide deformylase; the encoded protein is MQARASRQRRLLLYGDSRLRIPCRPVEPRETGLDELIGQMRRIMHQHDGVGLAAPQLGEPLRLIMAWPPDRRPGGPLVLLDPELSSVSARTETFDEGCLSFPGIYRAVVRPGVVTVRYRDLRGDPKQIRTGGMLSRILQHELDHLDGVLLVDHLGGWTRLGVSLHMAWHRLTAGRKG